Proteins encoded within one genomic window of Triticum aestivum cultivar Chinese Spring chromosome 2D, IWGSC CS RefSeq v2.1, whole genome shotgun sequence:
- the LOC123053608 gene encoding uncharacterized protein isoform X2 has protein sequence MATTGGGGGGRLRVPAGGGDPNGGGGDGRVRQRLLYEGGEEEQCSIVVDSEQFPLLQSALPSLAESQRAWSSAGNTSSDNPFSHYVSDGGQESEIWELFIQFDGAKFVQKSMERSDVRYLNLLSVMEKEGYGLCDSMYYVKDEGEGLQGLDLVDSQVKVDEMIRKYDSSKKLVLTVMRDKRKQADIAKSYPSFIDLEAGVDQSIPYQV, from the exons ATGGCGActactggcggcggcggcggtggccgtcTCCGCgtcccggccggcggcggcgaccctAACGGCGGAGGCGGCGATGGGCGAGTCCGACAGAGGCTGTTGTATgagggcggcgaggaggagcagTGCAGCATTGTCGTCGATTCAGAGCAGTTCCCGTTGCTACAGTCAGCGTTGCCGTCGCTAGCCGAATCGCAGAGAGCTTGGTCGTCGGCGGGCAACACCTCCAGCGATAATCCGTTCAGCCACTACGTCTCCGATGGCGG GCAAGAATCTGAGATTTGGGAGCTGTTTATTCAATTTGATGGTGCCAAATTTGTTCAAAAATCAATGGAACGTTCAGATGTTAGATATCTCAATTTGCTGTCAGTAATGGAGAAGGAAGGATATGGCTTATGTGATTCAATGTACTATGTTAAAGATGAAGGGGAGGGGCTGCAAGGGCTAGATTTAGTAGATAGCCAAGTTAAGGTGGATGAGATGATTAGGAAGTATGATAGCAGCAAGAAATTGGTACTGACAGTGATGAGGGACAAAAGGAAACAAGCTGATATTGCTAAATCATATCCAAGTTTCATTGATCTAGAGGCAGGGGTGGACCAGTCCATTCCTTATCAGGTTTAG